cctttctctttttcataTTTCTGATACTAATGATGGGTTTACCAGCAGGAACCTAGATCGGTCATCTAACCTATCACATGACGAAAAAAGGCATCTACGGGCATGTAAGACAAGAAATAGAATGATTTGGCATATTACGTGACCTGCCCTTATATGCATCTTCCCCTCATTAAGTTGGTGGCTTACTAGCTAGGTCCATGAGGGGACCCaatagtttttcttttggtaaaccTAAACCTCTTTTGCTATGTCACTATGTTGTTatttttgggagaaaaaaatattaatgtgATCCATAGGTGGTCCAGAAATTGGGCTTGATCCATGATTTGATTGGAGATGTTTAAGTAAAGGTAAAAATGGGGTTCACTTGCTCACAACTGGTCTAATCTGCATTGTTATTATTTTAAGGGTTTCAACTCTTGCCTTACATTGAATATTGAACATTTTGAACATTGATCATGGGAGGATGAATGTCTTTTCATCTGTcccttttgggttttggaatATTAAATCAGTCCAAAACAACAATTATGAAATATATTGTTTAATTTGGACCATAAGTTTAAGAGTTGATTCCATAGTTATAATATCCATTAAACAAACTCTTCATTGACTCAACTCCCCCtgccttccccccccccaccctcccACCCTTTGCTCTCTTCAAAGTTCTAATGGTTCTCATGATTCTCAATTTGTTCCATATTGCTAATCACAGAGAGTGCCTTGCCCTGATTCTTGGCCTTGGTGCTGATATACTCTCCACACGACACCGTACGATAGCGAGGGAAATCGCCCTGTTCAAGCAGGTTGGAGAAAGGCTTGATCTGAGTATTGGGTGTTGGAATATAGAAGTAAGCAATGGAGATCCTACTGTAAGCCTGGTTCACAAGCACTCGATGGACTGCGGCTGTGTACCTGCCATTAGAAAGAATGTGGAGAAGATCACCGGCATTGACGACGAAAGCTCCGGGCACTGGTGGCACTGTCACCCATTGAACTCCATCCCTGAAGATCTGAAGACCACTTATATCACCTTGGTACAGAATGGTGAATATGGATGTATCTGTGTGTGGTGCTAGACCCATGGCCCGGTTTGGGTTGGGGCAGGAAGGGTATGAGTTCAGCTGGAGAGGAGTGATGCAGCCTTCAGTGAATTCACCTGATGGGCCGAGCCCAGCCAACATTAAATCTTCTTCTGTAGTCAAGCCCAATGATGCAAGTATCAGCCTCCTTAACCTCCCGGttagcttcttcatctccttTTGGTACTCCTCCATTACATCACTGCATCAAAACCATGAAGtaaatttatattaaattttatggacaaatttctccccccccccaccccctctcaAGGAAAGCTGAAGATATATGGGCCTATGGGGATTTGGTATTACCAGAAGCTTTTGTACTTTTCAGGCCAAAGCTTGCTGGCATCTTCGACAGGGGACCCCATCATGGTGAAGCCCTCATGCCACATCTTCTTGTCGAAGTAGGCTGTGATACGAGCAAGGCCATAGCCGGTGGATCCATCAGGAGGACGGAGCGCCTTGTGCTTTTGTTCAGTTGGAAGGGAGAATAGGCGTCGGGCCTCAGACTCAGTATCCTTTATTAGGCCCATGGGGATACCATGGTTAATGACTTGGAAAGCACCCCATTCTTGGCATGCACGGCCCACCAGCTTGACAACATTAGGCTGGGTAAGATCCACAACAGGTACAGATACTAGTGGATCATTCAAGCCCACAGAGGAGTTGAAATCAATCTGAGGCCATGAGTATGAGTCTGGGACATCTTTCAGCGACAGGAAGTCTGGAGGAGCGAGGTGGCCTGAATTGGGAAGATTTGTTCTAGGGGCTTCTGTGAGGGAACCCATGAAGAGAGATTTAACACCTCCACAGAAAGTAGGTACTAGCTAGTGACTATTGTGAGACAAGTAGACTGGTAACTGGGGTGAGCTTAAATAGATGGaacttgaggttttttttttgggttgtggggtgggggggtggggggggctGGTGAATAAGGTTGTCATCACGATACTTTTTAAAGTGTAGAAATTTTTCTTGTAATGGAGAAGCaataaaaacagaaaagtgAAAAGGGAAGGTAATTTTTCTTGGTTCATTCTTTTTTATGACTCCCAAATTGTTGGtatccttttcatttttttatatagatTTTTAAATCCGATATtgtttatctttaatttttattttgttccttTGATAACCTTCTCACCTCTTCGTCTCAACTCTCtccatgactctctctctctctctctctcttctacgtTTTATCTCATTTATATTGGATAAAAATACCCTACCATATATATTCATATTTATTAGGAATTAATAGAAGGATGAAGAATATACCTTAACTCTTCCACTGATCAATATTATTAGGAAACTAAATCTTCCCCCAATTCTAATTCTAATATCTTTAAAAGATATAAAGAATTTGAGTTCTCATTAGGAggctttagagagagagaaagcctCCTAATGAGAACTCAAATTCTTTATATCTTTTAAAGATATTAGAATTAGAATTGGGGGAAGATTTATAGAGAggttctctctctatatatatatgatttatcTCGATTATATTGGATTAATATATTCTACTCTAGatatgagagagagggagagataagAAAGAGAGATGTTTTAGGAAAAgtgagagaaaaaggagagagagagagatgagtcCTGTTTTATTTTCCGACAATGAGAGATTTCATGGGAGAAATTTTAGGAGAAAAGAGATCAGCCACTAATTATCTCAAAATATAGGTTCACATTGAAATCCTGCGATCAGAAAATTATAGCAAAGTGGAGTCAATTTAATCATAAATATCCAACTAAAATCAAATGTTAAATAACACTTTCATGAATAATTATGACCTGATCATCTTATTATTTGAGGGTTTTAACATATTTGGAATATGAATTTGGCATTTAGGGTGAAGATCAGGATACCTTTCTAAATGGGCGACAAGGAGTTTTCCCTATAAGGCTTGATTCAGAATCCAGAGGCTACCAGACAGCTATCATACTCGGCGAGAAGATTGTAAGAAAATTCAAATTAGATCTTCTCCTCACATTTcctgtgtatttttttttctccgatggatttttgtttaaaaaaaaaataaatatatatatatatatatatatcatactattatataaaagtatgtactcatgtttcgtggctaatcttttctttgacttttttACCCCTCTTACTTATTTAAATACATcatatttttcattatctttttagttaattctttttattttttcgatattgttggtaccctttatatatatttttaatatttatatattttctaaattttagtttctttattcttATCACatccctttccttatctctccctcattttttcctactttccttttcttcctcccctctcACACGTTCTCTTAAGTTGGTCTCTTTTTTCTTAAcatctatattttgaagagttttcataatacaaaaaaaattctttctaaaatttctccctcctctctctcacgttcctct
This genomic stretch from Macadamia integrifolia cultivar HAES 741 chromosome 2, SCU_Mint_v3, whole genome shotgun sequence harbors:
- the LOC122091514 gene encoding gibberellin 3-beta-dioxygenase 1-like, with amino-acid sequence MGSLTEAPRTNLPNSGHLAPPDFLSLKDVPDSYSWPQIDFNSSVGLNDPLVSVPVVDLTQPNVVKLVGRACQEWGAFQVINHGIPMGLIKDTESEARRLFSLPTEQKHKALRPPDGSTGYGLARITAYFDKKMWHEGFTMMGSPVEDASKLWPEKYKSFCDVMEEYQKEMKKLTGRLRRLILASLGLTTEEDLMLAGLGPSGEFTEGCITPLQLNSYPSCPNPNRAMGLAPHTDTSIFTILYQGDISGLQIFRDGVQWVTVPPVPGAFVVNAGDLLHILSNGRYTAAVHRVLVNQAYSRISIAYFYIPTPNTQIKPFSNLLEQGDFPRYRTVSCGEYISTKAKNQGKALSVISNMEQIENHENH